In Prunus dulcis chromosome 1, ALMONDv2, whole genome shotgun sequence, the following are encoded in one genomic region:
- the LOC117613988 gene encoding uncharacterized protein LOC117613988 — protein sequence MEEHFVSEGMQMKTMKKKRKEVEELDQVNDDFSDFSLSSPARKIRRLDAHLPPIMEEEEAEFSFSAAQNQLKSEAPIIEGLPSENQEKAIVLFRPVNNTPVFSLHSDLISGFKDQFLRSSHFGLRSSAEEDDEAVQSNSNQCKAVVPWVPSHLSPAPSMGVSQADPPEELMEAEGMETATMEIEEESPAAGQAMADGYGGGMWTSNEGFPQWQQQHCMIPQPPHNTTTPITWLQ from the exons ATGGAAGAGCACTTTGTCTCAGAAGGAATGCAGATGAAGacgatgaagaagaagaggaaggaggtggaggagcttGACCAAGTCAACGATGACTTCTCCgacttctctctttcttccccTGCCAGAAAGATTCGCCGCCTG GATGCTCATCTGCCACCCATTATGGAGGAAGAGGAGGCtgagttttcattttcagctGCTCAGAATCAGCTGAAATCAGAGGCTCCAATTATTGAGGGATTGCCCTCAGAAAACCAAGAAAAGGCCATTGTGCTCTTCAGGCCTGTCAACAATACCCCAGTCTTCTCTCTCCATTCTGACTTAATTTCTGGCTTTAAGG ACCAATTTCTGCGGTCCAGCCATTTTGGTCTGAGATCATCAGCtgaggaagatgatgaggCAGTGCAAAGCAACAGCAATCAGTGTAAAGCTGTTGTTCCTTGGGTTCCCAGTCATCTATCTCCTGCACCATCAATGGGGGTTTCACAAGCAGACCCTCCAGAGGAGCTAATGGAGGCTGAGGGTATGGAAACAGCAACAATGGAGATTGAAGAAGAGAGCCCAGCAGCAGGGCAAGCCATGGCAGATGGGTATGGTGGTGGGATGTGGACAAGTAATGAAGGCTTTCCTCAGTGGCAGCAACAGCATTGTATGATTCCACAGCCTCCACACAACACAACCACACCCATCACATGGCTGCAATGA
- the LOC117637516 gene encoding ethanolamine-phosphate cytidylyltransferase-like, translating into MEYETNNWIWDGMYNHPHVFGGLMLTAALLGLSTSYFGGITVPQLPYLWPDSGIFHKKKCEKKRIRVYMDGCFDLMHYGHANALRQAKALGDELVVGVVSDEEIIANKGPPVLSMEERLALVSGLKWVDEVIPKAPYEITEQFMSRLFNEHKIDYIIHGDDPCLLPDGTDAYALAKKAGRYKQIKRTEGVSSTDIVGRILSSLRDTNGGEDQNNTSLHKTPESQPKSAHLSQFLPTSRRIVQFSNGKGPGPNACVVYIDGAFDLFHAGHVEILKNARQLGDFLLVGIHNDETVSEHRGHHPIMHLHERSLSVLGCRYVDEVIIGAPWEVTMDMVTTFNISLVVHGTVSEYNSLFTGESDPYSVPKSMGIFKLLESPKNITTTSVSQRIIANHDAYMKRNAKKAESEKKYYAQKTYVSGD; encoded by the exons ATGGAATATGAAACTAACAACTGGATTTGGGATGGAATGTACAATCACCCTCATGTATTTGGTGGTCTAATGCTCACGGCTGCCTTACTCGGCTTGTCCACCAGCTATTTCGGTGGAATCACAGTTCCTCAGTTGCCTTATTTATGGCCTGATTCTGGGATTTTCCATAAGAAGAAATGTGAGAAGAAGCGCATTCGTGTTTACATGGATGGGTGTTTCGATCTCATGCATTATGGCCATGCCAATGCCTTGAGGCAAGCCAAGGCTTTGGGAGATGAGTTGGTGGTGGGTGTTGTTAGTGATGAGGAGATCATTGCCAATAAAGGTCCACCTGTTTTATCCATGGAAGAGAG ACTGGCTCTTGTTAGTGGGTTGAAGTGGGTAGATGAAGTTATACCGAAAGCTCCATATGAAATTACGGAGCAATTCATGAGCAGACTCTTCAATGAGCATAAGATTGACTATATCATACATGGTGATGATCCTTGCCTGCTGCCAGATGGAACTGATGCTTATGCCTTGGCAAAAAAAGCTGGCCGCTACAAGCAGATTAAACGAACTGAAGGTGTCTCCAGCACAGATATTGTAG GGAGGATACTCTCTTCTTTAAGGGATACAAATGGTGGTGAAGATCAAAACAATACATCCTTGCATAAAACCCCAGAAAGTCAACCAAAGAGTGCCCATTTATCTCAGTTTCTACCAACATCTCGACGGATTGTGCAATTCTCTAATGGAAAG GGACCTGGACCAAATGCTTGTGTTGTGTACATTGATGGGGCATTTGATCTCTTTCATGCAGGACATGTTGAG ATCCTCAAGAATGCTAGGCAGCTTGGAGACTTTCTTCTCGTTGGCATCCACAATGACGAAACTGTGAG TGAACACAGAGGGCACCATCCAATTATGCATTTACACGAACGTAGTCTTAGTGTATTGGGTTGCCGTTATGTTGATGAGGTCATCATTGGTGCTCCTTGGGAAGTTACCATGGACATG GTAACAACTTTCAACATTTCATTGGTTGTGCACGGGACAGTTTCCGAGTACAACTCCTTGTTTACT GGTGAAAGTGATCCTTATTCAGTTCCCAAGAGCATGGGGATTTTCAAATTACTTGAAAGCCCCAAAAATATAACAACAACATCAGTATCACAGAGGATAATTGCAAATCATGATGCTTACATG AAACGCAATGCGAAAAAGGCAGAGAGCGAAAAGAAATACTATGCACAGAAGACATATGTCTCAGGAGACTAG
- the LOC117637298 gene encoding glutaredoxin-C4 produces the protein MASSKTLLSATAAVILATSLFWTLTSSSSSPSSADSIAFIKKTIDSNKIAIFSKSYCPYCKRAKSVFKELNQVPYVVELDERADGRDIQDALGELVGRRTVPQVWVKGKYIGGSDDTVEAYESGELAKLLGIEVQHREDL, from the exons ATGGCGTCAAGCAAGACTTTGCTATCAGCAACAGCCGCAGTTATATTAGCAACGTCTCTCTTCTGGACCTTAACTTCGTCTTCATCATCGCCTTCTTCGGCCGACTCTATCGCCTTCATCAAGAAGACCATCGATTCCAACAAGATCGCCATCTTCTCCAAGTCCTATTGCCC GTACTGTAAAAGGGCAAAATCTGTTTTCAAAGAGTTGAACCAAGTACCCTATGTAGTTGAGCTTGATGAGAGAG CTGACGGTCGAGATATCCAAGATGCTTTAGGTGAGCTTGTTGGGAGGCGTACTGTACCACAGGTGTGGGTGAAGGGAAAGTACATTGGGGGCTCAGATG ATACTGTTGAAGCATATGAAAGTGGAGAACTGGCAAAGCTTCTGGGCATTGAGGTCCAGCATAGGGAGGATCTTTAA
- the LOC117616367 gene encoding uncharacterized protein LOC117616367 isoform X2: protein MKKHCSKRKRKPESDDISDDAAFAVVLAALSSPNPNSLRPLIKKCLNKLRNSLTNPILSLLPALLTFKSPTIASRAAEMVGSAALESLDMNQRISSDAGIINGLLAALGSSKTRLPAAACHALLDLCTTSVGRRRFAHSSALPRLLFGFLQVHKSSMISVSLFSVSVDSEGITSLNIGFEEDELPVLLLNAAIILINTCNIEQLENIPTNLSQAFFAFMRNLWAKVRNEMLQKNPLESTQGENLYISNIRISHMAESLFRLSICASHRTKPLPFHAVERGIFGFSESGFKDFMSNHWEVSPFLVRRGLSEGDLVEEDDIFGPFVGLLNSTGKFPSFLSSMLPKMVSCLPISSDELNILTFLEEVKIKLGCPLICQQDVRVLRTDSHLKREVHFFQENLNSCCIKDPHYFTIEEVLKCQEAYKEGYTIALRGMEFRFENLAAIANELASLFGQPSVGVNMYLTPPNSQGLARHYDDHCVFVCQLVGTKQWRLFPQSNVQLPRLYDTLDRLHDSEVQNSMAECKQFLLREGDILYIPRGILHEACTENLSFDGSDGYSLHLTLGIEVGGIYSCCILQLEREPKTSS from the exons atgaagaagcattgcagcaaaagaaaaaggaaaccgGAATCCGATGACATTAGCGACGACGCCGCTTTCGCTGTCGTACTGGCAGCCCTGTCGTCTCCAAACCCCAACTCCCTCCGACCCTTAATCAAGAAATGCCTGAACAAACTCCGAAACTCCCTCACCAATCCcatcctctctcttctcccagCTCTCCTCACTTTCAAGTCCCCCACCATAGCTTCCCGTGCCGCCGAGATGGTGGGGTCCGCCGCCCTCGAGTCCTTGGACATGAACCAGAGGATTTCTTCCGATGCTGGCATCATCAATGGCTTGCTAGCCGCATTGGGTAGCTCCAAAACCAGACTTCCAGCGGCTGCCTGCCATGCCCTTTTGGATTTGTGCACTACTTCGGTCggacgacgtcgttttgcTCATTCATCTGCACTTCCCAGGCTTCT TTTTGGGTTTCTTCAGGTTCATAAGTCTTCAATGATTTCAGTGTCTTTGTTCTCTGTCTCTGTGGATAGTGAAGGTATTACCTCTCTGAATATTGGGTTTGAGGAAGATGAACTTCCAGTTCTACTTCTTAACGCTGCAATCATTCTCATCAACACCTGTAATATTGAACAATTGGAGAACATCCCAACAAACCTCTCCCAAGCGTTCTTTGCCTTTATGAGAAATCTGTGGGCAAAAGTGCGTAATGAGATGTTACAAAAAAACCCATTGGAGTCCACACAAGGGGAAAACTTGTACATTAGCAACATTAGAATAAGTCATATGGCTGAAAGCCTGTTTAGGCTTTCCATTTGTGCTTCTCACCGTACCAAGCCTTTGCCCTTTCATGCGGTTGAAAGGGGTATATTTGGTTTCTCTGAGTCTGGTTTTAAAGATTTCATGTCGAACCACTGGGAGGTGTCACCCTTTCTTGTGCGACGGGGGCTGTCAGAAGGGGATTTAGTTGAGGAGGATGATATTTTTGGTCCATTTGTAGGATTGCTAAACTCAACAGGAAAatttccttcctttctttcttctatgCTTCCGAAGATGGTTTCTTGTCTTCCTATTTCTTCAGATGAATTGAACATCCTTACTTTCCTGGAAGAGGTGAAAATTAAATTGGGTTGTCCTCTAATCTGCCAGCAGGACGTTCGGGTTCTAAGAACAGACAGCCACCTGAAGAGGGAGGTGCATTTCTTTCAGGAGAATTTGAACTCTTGCTGCATAAAAGATCCCCATTACTTTACTATTGAGGAAGTTTTAAAATGCCAAGAAGCATACAAAGAGGGTTATACAATTGCACTCCGTGGAATGGAGTTTCGCTTTGAGAATCTTGCTGCCATTGCAAATGAATTAGCATCTCTCTTTGGTCAGCCATCAGTTGGTGTCAATATGTACTTGACACCACCTAATTCCCAAGGTTTGGCTCGTCATTACGATGACCATTGTGTGTTTGTATGCCAACTTGTTGGGACTAAGCAATGGAGACTTTTTCCTCAATCAAATGTGCAGTTACCTCGATTGTATGATACTCTTGATCGGCTACATGATTCAGAAGTTCAGAATTCAATGGCTGAATGCAAACAATTTTTGCTGAGGGAAGGTGATATTTTGTATATTCCAAGAGGTATTCTTCATGAGGCATGCACTGAAAATCTTAGTTTTGATGGATCTGATGGCTATTCCTTACACCTTACACTCGGCATCGAG GTGGGAGGGATTTATTCATGTTGCATTCTTCAGTTGGAACGAGAACCAAAAACAAGCTCATAA
- the LOC117616367 gene encoding uncharacterized protein LOC117616367 isoform X1: protein MKKHCSKRKRKPESDDISDDAAFAVVLAALSSPNPNSLRPLIKKCLNKLRNSLTNPILSLLPALLTFKSPTIASRAAEMVGSAALESLDMNQRISSDAGIINGLLAALGSSKTRLPAAACHALLDLCTTSVGRRRFAHSSALPRLLFGFLQVHKSSMISVSLFSVSVDSEGITSLNIGFEEDELPVLLLNAAIILINTCNIEQLENIPTNLSQAFFAFMRNLWAKVRNEMLQKNPLESTQGENLYISNIRISHMAESLFRLSICASHRTKPLPFHAVERGIFGFSESGFKDFMSNHWEVSPFLVRRGLSEGDLVEEDDIFGPFVGLLNSTGKFPSFLSSMLPKMVSCLPISSDELNILTFLEEVKIKLGCPLICQQDVRVLRTDSHLKREVHFFQENLNSCCIKDPHYFTIEEVLKCQEAYKEGYTIALRGMEFRFENLAAIANELASLFGQPSVGVNMYLTPPNSQGLARHYDDHCVFVCQLVGTKQWRLFPQSNVQLPRLYDTLDRLHDSEVQNSMAECKQFLLREGDILYIPRGILHEACTENLSFDGSDGYSLHLTLGIEVEPPFEWEGFIHVAFFSWNENQKQAHNSFESSSGIIHDICVNLLHAAIGMIGDSDSTFRKACLVASVFSQSHTLNWLDLNQRVIFCQLIDKINTESHFLEVFTSIELAVHKNKDPFQRIRWLGSLNLEEESSPNHDQYMPLMGMKNLLSLCIQHKDKVEAAFQQLRSRFSSEVIFEDAIESYKILLEKYRKARKQYMNGMVSLHYEL from the exons atgaagaagcattgcagcaaaagaaaaaggaaaccgGAATCCGATGACATTAGCGACGACGCCGCTTTCGCTGTCGTACTGGCAGCCCTGTCGTCTCCAAACCCCAACTCCCTCCGACCCTTAATCAAGAAATGCCTGAACAAACTCCGAAACTCCCTCACCAATCCcatcctctctcttctcccagCTCTCCTCACTTTCAAGTCCCCCACCATAGCTTCCCGTGCCGCCGAGATGGTGGGGTCCGCCGCCCTCGAGTCCTTGGACATGAACCAGAGGATTTCTTCCGATGCTGGCATCATCAATGGCTTGCTAGCCGCATTGGGTAGCTCCAAAACCAGACTTCCAGCGGCTGCCTGCCATGCCCTTTTGGATTTGTGCACTACTTCGGTCggacgacgtcgttttgcTCATTCATCTGCACTTCCCAGGCTTCT TTTTGGGTTTCTTCAGGTTCATAAGTCTTCAATGATTTCAGTGTCTTTGTTCTCTGTCTCTGTGGATAGTGAAGGTATTACCTCTCTGAATATTGGGTTTGAGGAAGATGAACTTCCAGTTCTACTTCTTAACGCTGCAATCATTCTCATCAACACCTGTAATATTGAACAATTGGAGAACATCCCAACAAACCTCTCCCAAGCGTTCTTTGCCTTTATGAGAAATCTGTGGGCAAAAGTGCGTAATGAGATGTTACAAAAAAACCCATTGGAGTCCACACAAGGGGAAAACTTGTACATTAGCAACATTAGAATAAGTCATATGGCTGAAAGCCTGTTTAGGCTTTCCATTTGTGCTTCTCACCGTACCAAGCCTTTGCCCTTTCATGCGGTTGAAAGGGGTATATTTGGTTTCTCTGAGTCTGGTTTTAAAGATTTCATGTCGAACCACTGGGAGGTGTCACCCTTTCTTGTGCGACGGGGGCTGTCAGAAGGGGATTTAGTTGAGGAGGATGATATTTTTGGTCCATTTGTAGGATTGCTAAACTCAACAGGAAAatttccttcctttctttcttctatgCTTCCGAAGATGGTTTCTTGTCTTCCTATTTCTTCAGATGAATTGAACATCCTTACTTTCCTGGAAGAGGTGAAAATTAAATTGGGTTGTCCTCTAATCTGCCAGCAGGACGTTCGGGTTCTAAGAACAGACAGCCACCTGAAGAGGGAGGTGCATTTCTTTCAGGAGAATTTGAACTCTTGCTGCATAAAAGATCCCCATTACTTTACTATTGAGGAAGTTTTAAAATGCCAAGAAGCATACAAAGAGGGTTATACAATTGCACTCCGTGGAATGGAGTTTCGCTTTGAGAATCTTGCTGCCATTGCAAATGAATTAGCATCTCTCTTTGGTCAGCCATCAGTTGGTGTCAATATGTACTTGACACCACCTAATTCCCAAGGTTTGGCTCGTCATTACGATGACCATTGTGTGTTTGTATGCCAACTTGTTGGGACTAAGCAATGGAGACTTTTTCCTCAATCAAATGTGCAGTTACCTCGATTGTATGATACTCTTGATCGGCTACATGATTCAGAAGTTCAGAATTCAATGGCTGAATGCAAACAATTTTTGCTGAGGGAAGGTGATATTTTGTATATTCCAAGAGGTATTCTTCATGAGGCATGCACTGAAAATCTTAGTTTTGATGGATCTGATGGCTATTCCTTACACCTTACACTCGGCATCGAGGTTGAACCTCCTTTTGA GTGGGAGGGATTTATTCATGTTGCATTCTTCAGTTGGAACGAGAACCAAAAACAAGCTCATAATTCTTTTGAGTCTTCGTCTGGAATTATTCATGATATATGTGTGAATTTGTTGCATGCTGCCATTGGGATGATCGGTGATTCTGATTCTACCTTTCGGAAGGCTTGCTTGGTTGCTTCAGTTTTTTCGCAATCACATACCCTTAATTGGCTTGATTTGAATCAGAGAGTCATTTTTTGTCAGCTGATTGACAAAATTAATACAGAGTCACACTTCTTGGAAGTGTTCACGAGCATAGAATTAGCAgttcataaaaacaaagatcCATTCCAACGAATTAGATGGCTTGGATCTCTGAATCTGGAGGAGGAAAGCAGCCCAAATCATGACCAGTATATGCCTTTGATGGGAATGAAAAACTTGTTGTCATTATGTATTCAACACAAAGACAAGGTAGAAGCTGCATTCCAGCAGCTAAGATCTAGGTTTAGTAGTGAGGTGATATTTGAGGATGCAATAGAGAGCTATAAGATACTGCTAGAGAAATATAGGAAGGCCAGAAAGCAATATATGAATGGAATGGTTTCACTCCATTATGAATTATGA
- the LOC117626729 gene encoding homeobox-leucine zipper protein HAT22-like, translating into MGGDEEACNTKLALGLGVGEYASRQEMRKKENPSVSLDLSFALCPKQEVASLGYHMENRSSLRAMDEDEESERSIGTNNKSIIMNNKNGVRKKLRLTKEQSTLLEESFSRHSTLNPARKQSLAEQLNLKPRQVEVWFQNRRARTKLKQTEVDCEFWKKRCESLGDENRRLKKELQGLKSLNKNEASPLYIQIPKATMLSMCPSCERMVKAHHHDQAAAKNTEDVTVVRKSNKLQGGFDGTN; encoded by the exons ATGGGTGGTGATGAGGAAGCATGCAACACAAAGCTAGCTCTTGGACTTGGTGTGGGTGAATATGCTTCAAGGCAAGAGatgaggaaaaaggaaaatcctTCGGTTTCCTTAGACCTCTCTTTTGCGCTTTGCCCAAAACAGGAGGTTGCTAGCTTGGGTTATCACATGGAAAATCGATCGAGTTTGAGGGCaatggatgaagatgaagaaagtgAGAGAAGTATTGGTACAAATAACAAGAGTATTATCATGAACAACAAAAATGGTGTGAGAAAGAAACTGAGGCTCACAAAAGAGCAATCCACCTTGCTGGAAGAAAGCTTCAGCCGCCATAGCACCCTTAATCCG GCCCGGAAACAGTCACTTGCTGAGCAATTGAATCTGAAGCCAAGACAAGTCGAAGTTTGGTTTCAGAACAGAAGAGCAAG GACAAAGTTGAAGCAAACAGAAGTAGACTGCGAGTTCTGGAAGAAACGCTGCGAAAGTCTTGGCGATGAGAATCGTAGGTTGAAGAAAGAATTGCAGGGGCTAAAATCGTTAAACAAGAATGAGGCATCGCCATTGTACATTCAAATCCCAAAGGCTACAATGCTTTCAATGTGTCCATCTTGTGAGAGGATGGTAAAAGCTCATCACCATGACCAAGCAGCTGCAAAGAACACAGAAGATGTCACTGTGGTCCGGAAGAGTAATAAATTGCAGGGCGGCTTTGACGGTACAAATTAA